From the Pseudorca crassidens isolate mPseCra1 chromosome 18, mPseCra1.hap1, whole genome shotgun sequence genome, one window contains:
- the ADPRHL1 gene encoding inactive ADP-ribosyltransferase ARH2 isoform X3, with protein MVRRYVDVLEKLPGQRVDPATVEGCSQLKPDNYLLAWHTPFNEKGSGFGAATKAMCVGMRYWQPGRLETLLEVSVECGRMTHNHPTGFLGSLCTALFASYAIQGKRLEQWGRDMLRTVPLAEEYCKRTIRHLAEYQEHWFYFEAKWQFYLEERKISEDTENEASFPDHYSAEERDKTYRKWSSEGRGGRRGHDAPMIAYDALLGAKGSWTELCHRAMFHGGESGATGAIAGCLFGLLHGLDAVPAGLYRELELKEQLRRLGEELYRLSAEENPRSGRICSNETPIDVQALKKKVSRVTCGPAARAILSSLLLYITGREDGPQGPPPARRAEGGLSKTGPAPEPQDAPRRPTRFQLLKAKFMGTGREPRLKRTREVGRLIFKDRQGPGRSLVTATIHKLLEKTREGADRPARGREPLGRERPRGLPAGRGSVKSILKVFLAAEEKEAAEKPPAEPPKAARGPPPKAGGRRSAALAKLWETFERSGCRCAETGLLPLRAQEHRTKRLPRGPLHRPERRVLRLATLASTCIRAPPARFLAGSAEPLLPFSIATVVCGPRSWMSHGARVTHADLRRAPRAETGTAPRVRETPGGSQAPGWGQPRHPSAPRATAPRDGPETLLPGTGPECVPRAVPSHVSPWGEVLLGCEPELSPRGPASPGGTAALRGDRTGVAQGKRGARLGPPPGLVGGRAGAAPEVTLTVCSSEDETESMTADSEPEPLFAVQENCPEERVPGQFPPLAAHAAQAAQRTQPAMEPPQVAARLLAVHTVPPPPATLQRAAGPEDQGWRLLGGEGVTGNIGASPPTTAEGGSRGAPSRAGLSPPTLPQQGPGAQPTLTAPPQDAACHGPDVPEAVPTTKPQKSSPGGKETRRSPGTSHRLPKHQDTWGEDASQLSSKTPLLPGREERPVDDASTSSQRSAASENRWRGLAGCVPGGQQVLAPRVPRRSEVSVSMRPEAPAQDGRRPENLPSVDKSPPREQEGHRGPPSSPEPARPPLTAEGSASRDPGENRASSLTERTQPRSVNAPGRVTAAGASKSPPALVPGDALSPGNRAAKEQEERGAARPAGPGLAAEEPDRQPGGGSACRASGSPPAPPREAAGTQTLPVEPRVAAPGELAAGERKVAAGGRLSGAVWQSPRGGSPKPPTPAPDLPVPQGSHVAGTPSRALGTGPPPSGSQQAKGGTCVFPGEQLPPSAGPSRQPPPTSTVADGPRADRVAQKRLDLQAPREVAGGERASLGGRSHRGQEEGPPGAARLAGPGRKGEGLRGEKAHSSGAEEAVDGDPAAPVEAPGWRTGKSPEWPQRQQARHTEGPPRGHGAPAAKTPAPPHPGSPAHPAQAQAGRTAPPDSAQPESKAAEVAPPAGKNEASQRPAASRGGQGARGEPCGQGESPTAPGPRPAPGSAVPSAVLGGCHTARAPAPGGPPDTAGAGRGTQGRGRGGRGAHLSKYRAQSFSDQRSFELSFRPAILRANDTFALPK; from the exons ATGGTGCGACGCTACGTGGACGTGCTCGAGAAGCTCCCGGGGCAGCGGGTAGACCCGGCCACCGTCGAGGGCTGCTCGCAGCTGAAGCCCGACAACTATCTCCTGGCCTGGCACACGCCCTTCAATGAGAAAG GCTCCGGGTTTGGCGCTGCCACCAAGGCGATGTGCGTGGGCATGCGGTACTGGCAGCCGGGGCGGCTGGAGACGCTCCTCGAGGTCAGCGTGGAGTGTGGTCGGATGACGCACAACCATCCCACAG GCTTCCTCGGGTCCCTGTGCACGGCCCTGTTCGCGTCGTATGCCATTCAGGGCAAACGGCTGGAGCAGTGGGGACGAGACATGCTGAGGACAGTCCCGCTGGCCGAGGAGTATTGTAAAAGGACCATCCGGCACCTGGCAG AATACCAGGAGCACTGGTTTTACTTCGAAGCTAAATGGCAGTTTTACTTGGAGGAGAGAAAAATCAGTGAGGACACGGAGAACGAGGCCAGCTTTCCCGACCACTACAGCGCGGAGGAGAGGGACAAG ACCTACAGGAAATGGAGCTCGGAAGGTCGAGGGGGCCGGCGGGGCCACGACGCCCCCATGATTGCCTACGATGCCCTTTTAGGAGCCAAGGGCAGCTGGACGGAGCTCTGCCACCGGGCCATGTTCCACGGAG GCGAGAGCGGGGCCACGGGGGCCATCGCCGGCTGCCTGTTTGGGCTGCTGCACGGCCTGGACGCCGTCCCCGCGGGCCTGTACCGCGAGCTGGAGCTCAAGGAGCAGCTGCGGCGCCTGGGCGAGGAGCTCTACCGCCTGTCCGCGGAGGAGAA CCCCAGGAGCGGCAGGATTTGCAGCAATGAGACGCCCATCGATGTCCAAGCCCTAAAGAAGAAGGTCAGCAGGGTGACGTGCGGCCCCGCGGCCCGAGCCATCCTCAGCAGTTTGCTGCTCTACATCACCGGCCGCGAGGACGGGCCCCAGGGGCCTCCTCCCGCCAGGAGGGCAGAAGGCGGGCTGAGCAAGACCGGCCCGGCGCCGGAGCCCCAGGACGCCCCGCGGCGACCCACACGCTTCCAGCTCCTCAAGGCCAAGTTCATGGGCACCGGCCGGGAGCCGCGCCTCAAGAGGACCCGGGAGGTGGGGCGGCTGATCTTCAAGGACAGGCAGGGCCCCGGCAGGAGCCTGGTGACGGCCACTATCCACAAGCTCCTGGAGAAGACCAGGGAGGGGGCCGACCGCCCCGCTCGGGGCCGGGAGCCGCTGGGTCGCGAGAGGCCCCGGGGGCTCCCCGCCGGGAGGGGCTCTGTGAAGAGCATCCTGAAGGTGTTCTTGGCCGCAGAGGAGAAGGAGGCCGCGGAGAAGCCTCCCGCGGAGCCGCCCAAAGCCGCCAGGGGCCCTCCACCGAAGGCGGGCGGCAGGCGGAGCGCCGCGCTGGCCAAGCTGTGGGAGACGTTTGAGCGGAGCGGCTGCCGCTGTGCGGAGACCGGCCTCCTGCCGCTGCGCGCGCAGGAGCACAGGACGAAGCGCCTGCCGCGGGGCCCGCTGCACCGGCCCGAGCGCCGCGTGCTCCGCTTGGCCACCTTGGCCAGCACCTGCATCCGGGCGCCCCCCGCCCGCTTCCTGGCCGGCTCGGCCGAGCCCCTGCTGCCCTTCAGCATCGCCACCGTCGTCTGCGGCCCCCGCAGCTGGATGTCCCACGGCGCCAGAGTCACCCACGCGGATCTGCGCCGCGCGCCCAGAGCAGAAACGGGCACGGCCCCCCGCGTGCGAGAGACGCCCGGTGGGAGCCAAGCGCCAGGGTGGGGGCAGCCCCGGCATCCCTCCGCGCCCCGGGCGACCGCCCCCAGGGACGGCCCGGAAACACTGCTCCCAGGTACGGGGCCCGAGTGTGTCCCCAGGGCAGTCCCCTCTCACGTCTCCCCCTGGGGTGAAGTCCTTCTTGGCTGCGAGCCCGAGCTGAGCCCACGGGGACCAGCCAGCCCGGGGGGCACGGCGGCATTGAGAGGCGACAGGACGGGGGTTGCCCAGGGGAAGAGGGGAGCAAGGCTGGGCCCCCCGCCAGGGCTCGTGgggggcagagcaggggctgCCCCCGAAGTCACCCTGACCGTCTGCAGTTCAGAGGATGAAACGGAAAGTATGACTGCAGACTCGGAGCCAGAGCCCCTCTTCGCTGTCCAGGAGAATTGCCCAGAAGAGAGAGTGCCAGGACAATTCCCTCCACTCGCGGCGCATGCAGCCCAGGCCGCGCAGCGCACACAGCCAGCCATGGAGCCTCCACAGGTCGCGGCCAGACTGCTGGCTGTCCACACGGTGCCGCCCCCTCCTGCCACCCTGCAGAGGGCAGCAGGCCCTGAAGACCAAGGCTGGCGTCTTCTGGGAGGAGAGGGTGTGACTGGAAATATAGGAGCTTCACCTCCCACTACGGCCGAGGGTGGAAGCAGGGGCGCCCCGTCGAGGGCAGGTCTGAGCCCGCCCACCCTGCCACAGCAGGGCCCAGGGGCACAGCCAACGCTCACAGCGCCCCCGCAGGATGCTGCCTGCCATGGTCCAGACGTCCCCGAGGCAGTTCCCACGACGAAACCGCAGAAAAGTTCCCCTGGAGGAAAGGAAACCAGACGCAGCCCTGGGACTTCACACAGGCTCCCGAAGCACCAGGACACCTGGGGAGAGGACGCTTCCCAGCTAAGTTCTAAGACGCCTCTGCTGCCAGGACGGGAGGAAAGGCCTGTTGATGACGCCAGCACCTCATCACAGCGGTCCGCAGCCTCGGAAAACCGATGGAGGGGACTTGCCGGCTGTGTCCCCGGCGGTCAGCAAGTGCTGGCGCCCAGGGTTCCCAGGAGGAGCGAGGTGAGTGTCTCCATGAGGCCAGAAGCACCGGCCCAGGATGGGAGGAGGCCTGAGAATCTGCCCTCGGTGGACAAGAGCCCCCCTCGTGAGCAGGAAGGACACAGGGGGCCCCCGTCGTCCCCGGAGCCAGCCCGGCCCCCGCTGACGGCTGAAGGGAGCGCCAGCCGTGATCCTGGTGAGAACAGAGCGAGCTCCTTAACTGAACGAACACAGCCGAGGAGTGTCAACGCCCCCGGGCGGGTGACGGCTGCAGGGGCCTCCAAAAGCCCCCCAGCCCTGGTGCCAGGTGACGCCTTGAGCCCCGGAAACAGGGCGGCCAAGGAGCAGGAGGAAAGGGGCGCCGCCCGGCCCGCAGGCCCAGGTCTCGCGGCCGAGGAGCCTGATCGCCAGCCCGGGGGCGGCAGCGCGTGCAGAGCCTCGGGGTCCCCACCCGCCCCGCCTCGGGAGGCCGCCGGCACCCAGACCCTGCCTGTCGAGCCCCGCGTGGCAGCTCCAGGTGAACTGGCCGCAGGCGAAAGGAAGGTGGCAGCTGGGGGCAGACTCTCAGGCGCTGTGTGGCAGAGCCCTCGGGGGGGCAGCCCAAAGCCCCCGACTCCAGCCCCAGATCTCCCGGTGCCACAGGGGAGCCACGTGGCGGGGACTCCAAGCCGCGCTTTGGGCACTGGGCCACCGCCTTCTGGGAGCCAGCAGGCCAAGGGCGGGACGTGCGTCTTCCCCGGGGAACAGCTTCCTCCCAGTGCTGGGCCTTCCCGCCAACCTCCCCCCACGTCCACAGTGGCGGATGGGCCAAGGGCGGACCGGGTGGCCCAGAAGCGCCTCGACCTCCAGGCCCCCAGGGAAGTCGCGGGCGGGGAGAGGGCCAGCCTGGGCGGAAGAAGTCACCGTGGGCAAGAGGAGGGGCCCCCGGGGGCTGCGAGGCTGGCCGGtcctggaaggaagggagaaggccTTCGGGGCGAGAAGGCCCACTCGAGTGGGGCCGAAGAGGCTGTGGACGGCGACCCGGCGGCCCCGGTGGAAGCTCCCGGCTGGCGCACTGGGAAGAGCCCAGAGTGGCCGCAGAGGCAGCAGGCGAGGCACACAGAGGGCCCTCCTCGGGGACATGGGGCCCCGGCTGCAAAGACCCCAGCTCCTCCCCACCCAGGGAGCCCGGCACACCCTGCCCAGGCCCAGGCTGGCAGGACGGCCCCCCCTGACTCGGCTCAGCCTGAGAGCAAGGCAGCAGAGGTGGCGCCCCCCGCAGGCAAAAATGAGGCGTCCCAGAGACCAGCAGCCTCCAGGGGTGGTCAGGGGGCTCGCGGAGAGCCATGCGGGCAGGGCGAGAGCCCgacggcccccggcccccggccagCGCCAGGCTCTGCAGTGCCCTCGGCCGTGCTAGGGGGCTGCCACACGGCTCGCGCCCCCGCCCCGGGGGGGCCCCCGGACACcgccggggcggggaggggcacaCAGGGACGTGGACGCGGCGGCAGGGGCGCACACCTGTCCAAGTACAGAGCCCAGAGCTTCAGCGACCAGAGGTCCTTCGAGCTGTCCTTTAGACCAGCCATCCTCAGGGCCAACGACACGTTCGCGCTTCCAAAGTGA
- the ADPRHL1 gene encoding inactive ADP-ribosyltransferase ARH2 isoform X4, protein MSTRAWGFLGSLCTALFASYAIQGKRLEQWGRDMLRTVPLAEEYCKRTIRHLAEYQEHWFYFEAKWQFYLEERKISEDTENEASFPDHYSAEERDKTYRKWSSEGRGGRRGHDAPMIAYDALLGAKGSWTELCHRAMFHGGESGATGAIAGCLFGLLHGLDAVPAGLYRELELKEQLRRLGEELYRLSAEENPRSGRICSNETPIDVQALKKKVSRVTCGPAARAILSSLLLYITGREDGPQGPPPARRAEGGLSKTGPAPEPQDAPRRPTRFQLLKAKFMGTGREPRLKRTREVGRLIFKDRQGPGRSLVTATIHKLLEKTREGADRPARGREPLGRERPRGLPAGRGSVKSILKVFLAAEEKEAAEKPPAEPPKAARGPPPKAGGRRSAALAKLWETFERSGCRCAETGLLPLRAQEHRTKRLPRGPLHRPERRVLRLATLASTCIRAPPARFLAGSAEPLLPFSIATVVCGPRSWMSHGARVTHADLRRAPRAETGTAPRVRETPGGSQAPGWGQPRHPSAPRATAPRDGPETLLPGTGPECVPRAVPSHVSPWGEVLLGCEPELSPRGPASPGGTAALRGDRTGVAQGKRGARLGPPPGLVGGRAGAAPEVTLTVCSSEDETESMTADSEPEPLFAVQENCPEERVPGQFPPLAAHAAQAAQRTQPAMEPPQVAARLLAVHTVPPPPATLQRAAGPEDQGWRLLGGEGVTGNIGASPPTTAEGGSRGAPSRAGLSPPTLPQQGPGAQPTLTAPPQDAACHGPDVPEAVPTTKPQKSSPGGKETRRSPGTSHRLPKHQDTWGEDASQLSSKTPLLPGREERPVDDASTSSQRSAASENRWRGLAGCVPGGQQVLAPRVPRRSEVSVSMRPEAPAQDGRRPENLPSVDKSPPREQEGHRGPPSSPEPARPPLTAEGSASRDPGENRASSLTERTQPRSVNAPGRVTAAGASKSPPALVPGDALSPGNRAAKEQEERGAARPAGPGLAAEEPDRQPGGGSACRASGSPPAPPREAAGTQTLPVEPRVAAPGELAAGERKVAAGGRLSGAVWQSPRGGSPKPPTPAPDLPVPQGSHVAGTPSRALGTGPPPSGSQQAKGGTCVFPGEQLPPSAGPSRQPPPTSTVADGPRADRVAQKRLDLQAPREVAGGERASLGGRSHRGQEEGPPGAARLAGPGRKGEGLRGEKAHSSGAEEAVDGDPAAPVEAPGWRTGKSPEWPQRQQARHTEGPPRGHGAPAAKTPAPPHPGSPAHPAQAQAGRTAPPDSAQPESKAAEVAPPAGKNEASQRPAASRGGQGARGEPCGQGESPTAPGPRPAPGSAVPSAVLGGCHTARAPAPGGPPDTAGAGRGTQGRGRGGRGAHLSKYRAQSFSDQRSFELSFRPAILRANDTFALPK, encoded by the exons ATGAGTACGAGAGCCTGGG GCTTCCTCGGGTCCCTGTGCACGGCCCTGTTCGCGTCGTATGCCATTCAGGGCAAACGGCTGGAGCAGTGGGGACGAGACATGCTGAGGACAGTCCCGCTGGCCGAGGAGTATTGTAAAAGGACCATCCGGCACCTGGCAG AATACCAGGAGCACTGGTTTTACTTCGAAGCTAAATGGCAGTTTTACTTGGAGGAGAGAAAAATCAGTGAGGACACGGAGAACGAGGCCAGCTTTCCCGACCACTACAGCGCGGAGGAGAGGGACAAG ACCTACAGGAAATGGAGCTCGGAAGGTCGAGGGGGCCGGCGGGGCCACGACGCCCCCATGATTGCCTACGATGCCCTTTTAGGAGCCAAGGGCAGCTGGACGGAGCTCTGCCACCGGGCCATGTTCCACGGAG GCGAGAGCGGGGCCACGGGGGCCATCGCCGGCTGCCTGTTTGGGCTGCTGCACGGCCTGGACGCCGTCCCCGCGGGCCTGTACCGCGAGCTGGAGCTCAAGGAGCAGCTGCGGCGCCTGGGCGAGGAGCTCTACCGCCTGTCCGCGGAGGAGAA CCCCAGGAGCGGCAGGATTTGCAGCAATGAGACGCCCATCGATGTCCAAGCCCTAAAGAAGAAGGTCAGCAGGGTGACGTGCGGCCCCGCGGCCCGAGCCATCCTCAGCAGTTTGCTGCTCTACATCACCGGCCGCGAGGACGGGCCCCAGGGGCCTCCTCCCGCCAGGAGGGCAGAAGGCGGGCTGAGCAAGACCGGCCCGGCGCCGGAGCCCCAGGACGCCCCGCGGCGACCCACACGCTTCCAGCTCCTCAAGGCCAAGTTCATGGGCACCGGCCGGGAGCCGCGCCTCAAGAGGACCCGGGAGGTGGGGCGGCTGATCTTCAAGGACAGGCAGGGCCCCGGCAGGAGCCTGGTGACGGCCACTATCCACAAGCTCCTGGAGAAGACCAGGGAGGGGGCCGACCGCCCCGCTCGGGGCCGGGAGCCGCTGGGTCGCGAGAGGCCCCGGGGGCTCCCCGCCGGGAGGGGCTCTGTGAAGAGCATCCTGAAGGTGTTCTTGGCCGCAGAGGAGAAGGAGGCCGCGGAGAAGCCTCCCGCGGAGCCGCCCAAAGCCGCCAGGGGCCCTCCACCGAAGGCGGGCGGCAGGCGGAGCGCCGCGCTGGCCAAGCTGTGGGAGACGTTTGAGCGGAGCGGCTGCCGCTGTGCGGAGACCGGCCTCCTGCCGCTGCGCGCGCAGGAGCACAGGACGAAGCGCCTGCCGCGGGGCCCGCTGCACCGGCCCGAGCGCCGCGTGCTCCGCTTGGCCACCTTGGCCAGCACCTGCATCCGGGCGCCCCCCGCCCGCTTCCTGGCCGGCTCGGCCGAGCCCCTGCTGCCCTTCAGCATCGCCACCGTCGTCTGCGGCCCCCGCAGCTGGATGTCCCACGGCGCCAGAGTCACCCACGCGGATCTGCGCCGCGCGCCCAGAGCAGAAACGGGCACGGCCCCCCGCGTGCGAGAGACGCCCGGTGGGAGCCAAGCGCCAGGGTGGGGGCAGCCCCGGCATCCCTCCGCGCCCCGGGCGACCGCCCCCAGGGACGGCCCGGAAACACTGCTCCCAGGTACGGGGCCCGAGTGTGTCCCCAGGGCAGTCCCCTCTCACGTCTCCCCCTGGGGTGAAGTCCTTCTTGGCTGCGAGCCCGAGCTGAGCCCACGGGGACCAGCCAGCCCGGGGGGCACGGCGGCATTGAGAGGCGACAGGACGGGGGTTGCCCAGGGGAAGAGGGGAGCAAGGCTGGGCCCCCCGCCAGGGCTCGTGgggggcagagcaggggctgCCCCCGAAGTCACCCTGACCGTCTGCAGTTCAGAGGATGAAACGGAAAGTATGACTGCAGACTCGGAGCCAGAGCCCCTCTTCGCTGTCCAGGAGAATTGCCCAGAAGAGAGAGTGCCAGGACAATTCCCTCCACTCGCGGCGCATGCAGCCCAGGCCGCGCAGCGCACACAGCCAGCCATGGAGCCTCCACAGGTCGCGGCCAGACTGCTGGCTGTCCACACGGTGCCGCCCCCTCCTGCCACCCTGCAGAGGGCAGCAGGCCCTGAAGACCAAGGCTGGCGTCTTCTGGGAGGAGAGGGTGTGACTGGAAATATAGGAGCTTCACCTCCCACTACGGCCGAGGGTGGAAGCAGGGGCGCCCCGTCGAGGGCAGGTCTGAGCCCGCCCACCCTGCCACAGCAGGGCCCAGGGGCACAGCCAACGCTCACAGCGCCCCCGCAGGATGCTGCCTGCCATGGTCCAGACGTCCCCGAGGCAGTTCCCACGACGAAACCGCAGAAAAGTTCCCCTGGAGGAAAGGAAACCAGACGCAGCCCTGGGACTTCACACAGGCTCCCGAAGCACCAGGACACCTGGGGAGAGGACGCTTCCCAGCTAAGTTCTAAGACGCCTCTGCTGCCAGGACGGGAGGAAAGGCCTGTTGATGACGCCAGCACCTCATCACAGCGGTCCGCAGCCTCGGAAAACCGATGGAGGGGACTTGCCGGCTGTGTCCCCGGCGGTCAGCAAGTGCTGGCGCCCAGGGTTCCCAGGAGGAGCGAGGTGAGTGTCTCCATGAGGCCAGAAGCACCGGCCCAGGATGGGAGGAGGCCTGAGAATCTGCCCTCGGTGGACAAGAGCCCCCCTCGTGAGCAGGAAGGACACAGGGGGCCCCCGTCGTCCCCGGAGCCAGCCCGGCCCCCGCTGACGGCTGAAGGGAGCGCCAGCCGTGATCCTGGTGAGAACAGAGCGAGCTCCTTAACTGAACGAACACAGCCGAGGAGTGTCAACGCCCCCGGGCGGGTGACGGCTGCAGGGGCCTCCAAAAGCCCCCCAGCCCTGGTGCCAGGTGACGCCTTGAGCCCCGGAAACAGGGCGGCCAAGGAGCAGGAGGAAAGGGGCGCCGCCCGGCCCGCAGGCCCAGGTCTCGCGGCCGAGGAGCCTGATCGCCAGCCCGGGGGCGGCAGCGCGTGCAGAGCCTCGGGGTCCCCACCCGCCCCGCCTCGGGAGGCCGCCGGCACCCAGACCCTGCCTGTCGAGCCCCGCGTGGCAGCTCCAGGTGAACTGGCCGCAGGCGAAAGGAAGGTGGCAGCTGGGGGCAGACTCTCAGGCGCTGTGTGGCAGAGCCCTCGGGGGGGCAGCCCAAAGCCCCCGACTCCAGCCCCAGATCTCCCGGTGCCACAGGGGAGCCACGTGGCGGGGACTCCAAGCCGCGCTTTGGGCACTGGGCCACCGCCTTCTGGGAGCCAGCAGGCCAAGGGCGGGACGTGCGTCTTCCCCGGGGAACAGCTTCCTCCCAGTGCTGGGCCTTCCCGCCAACCTCCCCCCACGTCCACAGTGGCGGATGGGCCAAGGGCGGACCGGGTGGCCCAGAAGCGCCTCGACCTCCAGGCCCCCAGGGAAGTCGCGGGCGGGGAGAGGGCCAGCCTGGGCGGAAGAAGTCACCGTGGGCAAGAGGAGGGGCCCCCGGGGGCTGCGAGGCTGGCCGGtcctggaaggaagggagaaggccTTCGGGGCGAGAAGGCCCACTCGAGTGGGGCCGAAGAGGCTGTGGACGGCGACCCGGCGGCCCCGGTGGAAGCTCCCGGCTGGCGCACTGGGAAGAGCCCAGAGTGGCCGCAGAGGCAGCAGGCGAGGCACACAGAGGGCCCTCCTCGGGGACATGGGGCCCCGGCTGCAAAGACCCCAGCTCCTCCCCACCCAGGGAGCCCGGCACACCCTGCCCAGGCCCAGGCTGGCAGGACGGCCCCCCCTGACTCGGCTCAGCCTGAGAGCAAGGCAGCAGAGGTGGCGCCCCCCGCAGGCAAAAATGAGGCGTCCCAGAGACCAGCAGCCTCCAGGGGTGGTCAGGGGGCTCGCGGAGAGCCATGCGGGCAGGGCGAGAGCCCgacggcccccggcccccggccagCGCCAGGCTCTGCAGTGCCCTCGGCCGTGCTAGGGGGCTGCCACACGGCTCGCGCCCCCGCCCCGGGGGGGCCCCCGGACACcgccggggcggggaggggcacaCAGGGACGTGGACGCGGCGGCAGGGGCGCACACCTGTCCAAGTACAGAGCCCAGAGCTTCAGCGACCAGAGGTCCTTCGAGCTGTCCTTTAGACCAGCCATCCTCAGGGCCAACGACACGTTCGCGCTTCCAAAGTGA